Proteins encoded by one window of Bactrocera oleae isolate idBacOlea1 chromosome 4, idBacOlea1, whole genome shotgun sequence:
- the LOC106627292 gene encoding uncharacterized protein, whose product MVAKSLLLLLLATIVSSGLAQLPVDWQPLLDQQNLALRQVVQTLQLTRSRAGDTDACFDWYLDNQTAINEVYYKEYNLCVSAATTAKELLSQQSALERQDLLDDGQSLCSSMSACESFTDGLQFFQCYEEASSNNILFNISVTSNGIAERLTISYQAINDTQRVCTTEARVKNINDLTTSRLYLNNCLIGQWSPPETTAAPTEATASTDDPTEATASTNAPTEVPGDTEIANESDTSDERQGLQEEDLYDYN is encoded by the exons ATGGTCGCAAAATCTTTactcttattgttgttggccACAATTGTCAGCAGCGGCTTGGCACAATTGCCTGTGGATTGGCAGCCACTGCTCGATCAGCAGAACTTGGCTCTACGTCAAGTTGTGCAGACATTGCAACTGACCCGTAGCAGAGCTGGGGATACCGATGCCTGTTTCGATTGGTATTTGGATAATCAGACTGCGATCAATGAAGTCTACTATAAGGAATACAACTTATGCGTCAGCGCAGCAACGACGGCCAAGGAATTGCTGTCGCAGCAAAGTGCTTTGGAACGTCAAGATCTTTTGGACGATGGTCAATCACTTTGCTCAAGTATGAGCGCTTGTGAAAGTTTTACCGATGGTTTGCAGTTCTTTCAGTGCTACGAAGAGGCG TCTAGCAATAACATTTTGTTTAACATAAGTGTCACTTCGAACGGCATTGCCGAAAGGTTGACAATTTCATATCAAGCCATCAACGACACGCAACGTGTGTGTACTACTGAAGCGCGAGTTAAGAATATCAATGACTTGACTACCAGTAGATTGTATCTGAACAACTGTTTAATTGGTCAGTGGAGCCCACCTGAAACGACCGCTGCTCCCACTGAAGCAACCGCATCGACCGACGATCCCACTGAAGCTACAGCATCAACTAACGCTCCCACTGAAGTTCCCGGAGATACTGAAATTGCGAACGAATCTGATACTTCAGATGAAAGACAAGGCTTACAGGAAGAAGACTTATATGATTATAACTAA